A window of Equus przewalskii isolate Varuska chromosome 18, EquPr2, whole genome shotgun sequence contains these coding sequences:
- the ECE2 gene encoding endothelin-converting enzyme 2 isoform X12 translates to MASLGAPAPQPELPEQNCEYREVQYWDQRYRSAANSAPYEWFGDFSSFRALLEPELRPEDRILVLGCGNSALSYELYLGGFPDVTSVDYSSVVVAAMRARYAHVPKLRWETMDVRALGFPSGSFDVVLEKGTLDALLAGEQDPWTVSSEGVHTVDQVLSEVSRVLVPGGRFISLTSAAPHFRTRHYAQARYGWSLRHATYSSGFHFHLYLMHKGKELSVAQLALGAQILSPPTPPTSPCFLQDSDHEDFLSAIQL, encoded by the exons ATGGCCTCTCTAGGGGCCCCCGCGCCTCAGCCAGAGTTACCGGAGCAGAACTGCGAGTACCGAGAGGTGCAGTACTGGGACCAGCGCTACCGGAGCGCTGCCAACTCTGCTCCCTACGAGTGGTTCGGGGACTTTTCTTCCTTCCGTGCCCTCCTAGAGCCGGAGCTGCGGCCGGAAGACCGTATCCTCGTGCTAG GCTGCGGGAACAGTGCCCTGAGCTACGAGCTGTACCTTGGGGGCTTCCCTGATGTGACCAGTGTGGATTACTCATCAGTAGTGGTGGCTGCCATGCGGGCTCGCTATGCCCATGTGCCCAAGCTGCGCTGGGAGACCATGGACGTGCGGGCGCTGGGCTTCCCCAGTGGCTCCTTTGACGTGGTGCTTGAGAAGGGCACACTGGATGCCCTGTTGGCTGGAGAGCAGGATCCGTGGACCGTGTCCTCTGAAGGTGTCCACACTGTGGACCAGGTGCTGAGTGAG GTGAGCCGGGTGCTGGTCCCTGGGGGCCGGTTCATCTCACTGACCTCTGCTGCCCCCCACTTTCGGACAAGACACTATGCCCAAGCCCGTTACGGCTGGTCCCTGAGGCATGCAACCTATAGCAGCGGTTTCCACTTCCATCTCTACCTCATGCACAAGGGCAAAGAGCTCAGTGTGGCCCAGCTGGCCCTTGGGGCCCAGATCCTCTCACCCCCCACACCTCCCACCTCACCCTGCTTCCTCCAGGACTCAGATCATGAGGACTTCCTCAGTGCCATTCAGCTGTGA
- the CAMK2N2 gene encoding calcium/calmodulin-dependent protein kinase II inhibitor 2: protein MSEILPYSEDKMGRFGADPEGSDLSFSCRLQDTNSFFAGNQAKRPPKLGQIGRAKRVVIEDDRIDDVLKGMGEKPPSGV from the exons ATGTCCGAGATCCTGCCCTACAGTGAGGACAAGATGGGCCGCTTCGGCGCCGACCCCGAGGGCTCCGACCTCTCCTTTAGCTGCCGCCTGCAGGACACCAACTCCTTCTTCGCGGGCAACCAAGCCAAGCGACCCCCCAAGCTGGGCCAGATCGGCCGAGCCAAGAGAG TGGTGATCGAGGATGACCGGATAGACGACGTGCTGAAGGGGATGGGGGAGAAGCCGCCGTCCGGAGTGTAG